A window of Halomonas sp. GFAJ-1 contains these coding sequences:
- a CDS encoding tRNA (uridine-5-oxyacetic acid methyl ester)(34) synthase TrmP codes for MSDASYRDAIFSTPLDKVARFSFDEQVVACFPDMIRRSVPGYGQILGMLSLIAQRHLRHGAHVYDLGCSLGASGLALAGALPADAFRYTGVDLSPAMAARAKQTFQEECPDHAMQVEEADIRTLEYAPSGMIILNFTLQFLPPADRDALLTRLYDALEPGGVLILSEKTIDADERDNAWRVERYHDFKRANGYSDMEISQKRTALENVLIPDTLDALHGRLVKAGFPRSMTWFQYLNFTSLIAFKEG; via the coding sequence ATGAGTGATGCATCTTACCGCGACGCTATCTTTTCAACACCCCTTGATAAGGTGGCAAGGTTCTCCTTCGACGAACAGGTGGTCGCGTGCTTCCCTGATATGATCCGCCGTTCGGTGCCCGGCTATGGGCAAATCCTTGGCATGTTGAGCTTAATTGCCCAGCGCCACCTGCGCCACGGCGCCCACGTCTACGACTTGGGCTGCTCATTGGGGGCGTCGGGGTTGGCGCTGGCGGGCGCGCTGCCTGCCGATGCGTTTCGCTACACCGGGGTCGACCTTTCACCTGCCATGGCGGCTAGGGCCAAGCAAACGTTTCAAGAAGAGTGCCCTGATCACGCCATGCAGGTGGAAGAAGCCGACATACGCACGCTTGAGTATGCGCCTTCGGGCATGATCATTCTCAACTTTACGCTGCAGTTTCTACCGCCCGCTGATCGTGATGCGCTGTTAACACGGCTTTACGACGCATTAGAACCCGGCGGCGTGCTGATTTTGTCGGAAAAAACCATCGATGCCGACGAGCGCGACAACGCCTGGCGGGTGGAGCGCTACCACGACTTCAAACGAGCCAATGGCTACAGCGATATGGAAATCAGCCAAAAGCGCACCGCGCTGGAAAACGTCTTGATCCCTGACACCTTAGATGCCCTCCATGGCCGCTTAGTCAAGGCGGGTTTCCCCCGCTCAATGACCTGGTTCCAGTACCTGAATTTCACCTCGCTAATCGCCTTTAAGGAGGGGTGA
- a CDS encoding peptidase → MFIVLIALALAVFVLPNLWAKWVLKRHTRGRDDYPGTGAELADHLLRRLGVEGVKVERTEYGDHYDPEARCVRLSPDHYDGRSLTAVTVAAHEVGHAIQHHEGYTPLLARSRLVQVAQKAEKLGAILMMAAPFLFVLTRLPGGLAVVIAMAVISFGTAALVHLVTLPVEFDASFNRALPLLKEYVPPYDMPGARHVLTACAFTYVAASLASVMNLGRWLVILRR, encoded by the coding sequence ATGTTCATCGTATTAATTGCGTTGGCGCTGGCAGTTTTTGTGCTGCCCAACCTGTGGGCGAAATGGGTGCTAAAGCGCCATACCCGTGGGCGTGACGATTACCCGGGCACCGGGGCGGAGCTAGCCGACCACTTACTACGCAGGCTAGGAGTTGAAGGCGTAAAAGTTGAGCGCACGGAGTATGGCGACCACTATGACCCCGAAGCGCGGTGTGTGCGCCTTTCCCCCGACCACTACGATGGCCGCTCGCTTACCGCCGTCACCGTGGCTGCCCATGAAGTGGGGCATGCCATCCAGCACCATGAAGGCTATACGCCCTTGCTAGCGCGCAGCCGTTTAGTGCAAGTGGCTCAGAAAGCCGAAAAGCTGGGCGCTATTTTAATGATGGCGGCCCCTTTCCTGTTTGTGCTTACCCGGCTGCCAGGCGGGTTAGCCGTGGTGATCGCCATGGCGGTGATTAGCTTTGGTACCGCCGCGCTCGTGCATCTCGTAACGCTACCCGTGGAGTTCGATGCCAGTTTTAACCGCGCACTGCCACTGCTCAAAGAGTACGTCCCCCCCTACGATATGCCCGGTGCTCGCCACGTACTCACCGCTTGCGCGTTTACCTACGTAGCTGCATCACTTGCCAGCGTGATGAACTTGGGCCGCTGGCTGGTGATTTTGAGGCGCTAG
- a CDS encoding tRNA 5-methoxyuridine(34) synthase CmoB, translating to MPLLPDDHRVLYQAFLDQATQDATLTPWLAKLPEQLANGLDRQRHGDLSAWEKAVAKLPSLPAERHVDLTSDTLTVDVALTDSQQRQCFNLLRKLAPWRKGPFRLGGIDIDTEWRSDWKWQRVAPHLAPLKYRKVLDVGGGSGYHAWRMAGEGAAFVLVIDPSPRFYWQFQAVRHFVGNADEGRTQFLPVGIEDVPEKLGFFDTVFSMGVLYHRPSPLEHLQQLKDALAPGGELVLETLVVEGDEQTVFVPGERYAAMPNVYFLPSSKALCHWLERCGFTNVRVVDEAVTTLDEQRSTEWMTYQSLADFLDPNDRTRTIEGYPAPRRAVILANKLGLSAAT from the coding sequence GTGCCGCTATTGCCCGACGACCATCGCGTGCTCTATCAAGCGTTTTTAGACCAGGCAACGCAAGACGCCACGTTAACACCGTGGCTAGCCAAGCTACCCGAGCAGCTCGCCAATGGGCTAGACCGCCAGCGCCACGGCGACCTTTCGGCCTGGGAAAAAGCAGTCGCTAAACTGCCCAGCCTGCCAGCTGAGCGCCACGTCGATCTGACCAGCGATACGCTGACGGTCGACGTGGCCTTGACTGATAGCCAGCAGCGCCAGTGCTTTAACCTGCTGCGCAAGCTCGCCCCCTGGCGCAAAGGCCCCTTTCGGCTTGGTGGTATTGATATCGACACCGAGTGGCGCTCTGACTGGAAATGGCAACGCGTCGCCCCGCACCTCGCCCCCTTAAAGTACCGCAAGGTACTGGATGTGGGCGGCGGCAGCGGCTACCACGCTTGGCGCATGGCCGGTGAGGGCGCAGCTTTTGTACTGGTCATTGACCCTTCGCCGCGCTTTTACTGGCAGTTTCAGGCGGTGCGCCACTTTGTCGGCAACGCTGATGAAGGCCGTACGCAGTTTCTGCCGGTGGGCATAGAAGACGTACCGGAAAAACTGGGCTTTTTCGATACGGTATTTTCCATGGGCGTACTCTACCACCGCCCTTCACCTCTTGAGCACTTACAGCAGCTGAAAGATGCGCTAGCCCCCGGCGGCGAACTGGTGTTAGAAACGCTGGTGGTGGAAGGCGATGAACAAACGGTGTTTGTGCCCGGCGAGCGCTACGCCGCAATGCCCAACGTTTATTTCCTGCCCTCTTCAAAAGCGCTTTGCCACTGGCTAGAACGGTGTGGATTTACCAACGTGCGCGTGGTGGATGAAGCGGTAACAACGCTTGACGAGCAACGCTCAACCGAATGGATGACCTATCAATCACTGGCGGATTTTCTCGACCCCAACGACCGTACGCGCACCATTGAAGGCTATCCCGCCCCACGGCGAGCGGTGATATTAGCGAATAAGCTTGGCCTATCCGCTGCAACATAA